The following are encoded together in the Xanthomonas vesicatoria ATCC 35937 genome:
- a CDS encoding aminotransferase class IV family protein, which yields MSLIFCNGAPASVQQLGAAALINYGHFTTLQVRDGATLGLDLHLQRLQEGSRALFGQELEADRLRAQLHAALVASAMADASLRVTVFAPEYDFRNPLREVALDVLVAISPPADMPETGLRVQVTDYVRERPELKHVGTFPLLHLRRLAMQADHDDVVLQDQQGRVLEGAFWNLGLWERGGVVWPQGPALLGTRQQLLQSGLKALGIAQVSRPVELSELDRFDGAFACNARGQQAIVALGPARWGPHAAQLPLLERALQTHAWQRI from the coding sequence ATGTCGCTGATCTTCTGCAACGGCGCACCGGCGAGCGTGCAGCAGCTCGGTGCTGCGGCGCTGATCAACTACGGCCACTTCACCACGCTGCAAGTGCGCGACGGTGCCACGCTGGGGCTGGACCTGCATTTGCAGCGTCTGCAGGAAGGCAGCCGCGCGCTGTTTGGTCAGGAGCTGGAAGCGGATCGGCTGCGGGCGCAGTTGCATGCTGCATTGGTGGCATCGGCCATGGCCGATGCCAGCCTGCGCGTCACCGTGTTCGCGCCCGAGTACGATTTCCGCAATCCATTGCGCGAGGTCGCACTGGATGTGCTGGTCGCCATCTCGCCGCCAGCGGACATGCCGGAGACCGGGCTGCGCGTGCAGGTGACCGATTACGTGCGCGAGCGGCCGGAACTCAAGCATGTCGGTACCTTCCCATTGCTGCATCTGCGCCGCCTGGCCATGCAGGCCGACCACGACGATGTGGTGCTGCAGGATCAGCAGGGCAGGGTGCTGGAGGGGGCGTTCTGGAATCTGGGACTGTGGGAGCGCGGCGGGGTGGTCTGGCCGCAAGGGCCGGCGCTACTGGGGACCCGGCAGCAGTTGCTGCAGTCCGGGCTGAAGGCGCTGGGCATCGCCCAGGTCAGTCGCCCGGTGGAGCTGAGCGAGCTGGACCGTTTTGATGGCGCGTTCGCCTGCAATGCGCGCGGGCAGCAGGCCATCGTGGCGCTGGGGCCGGCACGTTGGGGTCCGCATGCGGCGCAGCTGCCGCTGCTGGAGCGGGCCCTGCAAACCCATGCCTGGCAAAGGATCTGA
- the rpsP gene encoding 30S ribosomal protein S16 yields the protein MVKIRLTRGGAKKRPFYHIIVTDVRSARDGRNIERLGYYNPVAQGAEPRIVLDVARVDHWVGQGAQLTDKVRNLYREASKSQAAAA from the coding sequence ATGGTCAAGATTCGACTGACCCGCGGCGGCGCCAAGAAGCGTCCGTTCTACCACATCATCGTGACCGACGTGCGCAGCGCGCGCGACGGCCGCAACATCGAGCGTCTGGGTTACTACAACCCGGTTGCGCAGGGCGCAGAACCGCGCATCGTGCTGGACGTTGCACGCGTCGACCATTGGGTCGGCCAGGGCGCACAGCTGACCGACAAGGTGCGCAACCTGTATCGCGAAGCATCCAAGTCCCAGGCCGCTGCGGCCTGA
- the rimM gene encoding ribosome maturation factor RimM (Essential for efficient processing of 16S rRNA), which translates to MKPTERRILLGRIVGAFGVKGELKLESWTEPRSAIFRYQPWIVRSPSGQETVVSGVRGRDQGKNLIAVFPDVTDRDTVEAMHGTEIYVARSALPPPNPDEYYWVDLEELQVETVEGVKLGTVSHLFSTGSNDVVVVRGDRERMIPFVFPEFVKSVDFEANLIVVDWDPDF; encoded by the coding sequence ATGAAGCCGACCGAGCGCCGCATCCTGTTAGGCAGGATTGTCGGCGCTTTTGGTGTCAAGGGCGAGCTGAAGCTCGAGTCCTGGACCGAGCCGCGCAGTGCGATCTTCCGGTATCAACCGTGGATCGTGCGTTCGCCGTCGGGGCAGGAAACCGTCGTGAGCGGCGTGCGTGGACGCGATCAGGGCAAGAATCTGATTGCGGTGTTCCCGGACGTGACCGACCGCGATACGGTCGAGGCCATGCACGGTACCGAGATCTACGTCGCCCGCAGCGCGTTGCCGCCACCCAATCCCGACGAATATTATTGGGTGGATCTGGAAGAACTGCAGGTGGAAACCGTCGAGGGCGTCAAGCTCGGCACGGTGTCGCATCTGTTTTCCACCGGGTCCAACGATGTGGTCGTCGTGCGCGGCGATCGCGAACGGATGATCCCGTTCGTGTTTCCCGAGTTCGTCAAATCGGTGGACTTCGAGGCCAATCTGATCGTGGTCGACTGGGACCCGGATTTCTGA
- the trmD gene encoding tRNA (guanosine(37)-N1)-methyltransferase TrmD: MRIDVISLFPEFIAQCAAFGVVGRAQERGLLELQGWNPREHAQGNYRRVDDRPFGGGPGMVMLIEPLRACLDAVQAADPRPAPVIYLSPQGRPLTQPLARELAQLPRMVLLCGRYEGVDERFLAQAVDMEISIGDYVLSGGELGAAVVVDVVTRLQDGVLNDAESAAQDSFEGPQGLLDCPHYSHPSTHAWGDVPDVLRSGNHAAIARWRRQQSLGRTWLRRPDLLDEGGLDKNDRRLLDEFRRELARDDEK; this comes from the coding sequence GTGCGCATCGACGTCATCAGCCTGTTCCCCGAGTTCATCGCGCAATGCGCGGCGTTCGGCGTGGTTGGGCGGGCGCAGGAGCGTGGCCTGCTGGAATTGCAGGGCTGGAATCCGCGCGAGCATGCGCAGGGCAATTACCGCCGCGTGGACGACCGCCCGTTCGGCGGCGGGCCCGGCATGGTGATGTTGATCGAGCCGTTGCGGGCCTGCCTGGACGCGGTACAAGCCGCCGATCCGCGGCCTGCACCGGTGATCTACCTCAGCCCGCAGGGGCGGCCGCTCACCCAGCCGCTCGCCCGCGAGCTGGCACAGTTGCCGCGCATGGTGCTGCTGTGCGGGCGCTATGAAGGGGTGGACGAGCGCTTCCTGGCGCAGGCAGTGGATATGGAAATCTCCATCGGCGACTACGTATTGTCCGGTGGCGAGTTGGGCGCCGCGGTCGTGGTGGATGTGGTGACGCGCTTGCAGGACGGGGTGTTGAACGACGCCGAATCTGCCGCGCAGGACAGTTTTGAAGGGCCACAGGGCCTGTTGGATTGCCCGCACTACAGCCATCCCTCGACCCATGCCTGGGGCGATGTGCCGGATGTTCTGCGGTCGGGTAACCACGCCGCCATCGCGCGCTGGCGCCGGCAGCAATCGCTGGGCCGGACTTGGTTGCGTCGCCCGGACCTGCTGGACGAGGGCGGGTTGGATAAGAACGATCGCCGCCTGCTGGACGAGTTTCGCCGCGAACTCGCCCGGGACGACGAGAAATGA
- the rplS gene encoding 50S ribosomal protein L19: MSKLNKTILADFEAAQIQRKLPEFNQGDTVVVNVKVKEGNRERVQAYEGVVIGTKNAGLNSAFTVRKISHGFGVERVFQTHSAIIDSVEVKRRGKVRAGKLYYLRGLEGKAARIKEDLAAAAQAKAARQAAAKAE, from the coding sequence ATGAGCAAACTCAACAAGACCATCCTGGCTGACTTCGAAGCCGCCCAGATTCAGCGCAAGCTGCCGGAATTCAACCAGGGCGACACCGTTGTGGTGAACGTCAAGGTGAAGGAAGGCAACCGCGAGCGCGTGCAGGCCTATGAGGGCGTCGTGATCGGTACCAAGAATGCCGGCCTGAACTCGGCGTTCACCGTGCGCAAGATCTCGCACGGCTTCGGCGTCGAGCGTGTGTTCCAGACCCATAGCGCCATCATCGACTCGGTCGAAGTGAAGCGTCGCGGTAAGGTTCGCGCCGGCAAGCTTTACTACCTGCGTGGTCTGGAAGGCAAGGCTGCCCGCATCAAGGAAGATCTGGCCGCTGCTGCACAGGCCAAGGCCGCTCGCCAGGCTGCTGCCAAGGCCGAGTAA